A segment of the Lelliottia amnigena genome:
TGGCGCGTGCCACTGGGGAAGTGGGCGTCGTACTGGTGACGTCAGGCCCAGGCGCTACCAACGCGATAACGGGTATTGCTACCGCCTATATGGATTCCATCCCGCTGGTGATCCTTTCCGGACAGGTTGCAACCTCGCTGATTGGCTACGACGCCTTCCAGGAGTGCGACATGGTGGGGATCTCCCGCCCGGTGGTGAAACACAGTTTTCTGGTGAAGCAAACGGAAGATATTCCGGGGGTGCTGAAAAAAGCATTCTGGCTGGCGGCCAGCGGTCGTCCCGGCCCGGTTGTGGTCGACTTACCGAAAGATATTCTCAATCCTGCCAATAAATTACCTTACGTCTGGCCTGATTCGGTGAGCATGCGCTCGTATAATCCGACCACGCAGGGCCACAAGGGACAGATTAAGCGGGCATTGCAAACGCTCATTGCGGCTAAAAACCCGGTTGTCTACGTTGGCGGCGGCGCGGTAAACGCGCATTGTCACGAACAACTGCGTGAGCTTATCGAAAAATTAAACTTGCCTGTTGCCTCCTCATTGATGGGGCTAGGCGCGTTTCCGGCAACACATCGTCAGGCGCTGGGCATGCTGGGCATGCACGGCACGTTTGAAGCCAACATGACGATGCATAACTCTGATGTGATTTTTGCCGTTGGTGTGCGTTTCGACGATCGCACGACCAACAATCTGGCCAAGTACTGTCCGAATGCGACGGTGTTGCATATTGATATCGACCCGACGTCTATTTCCAAAACCGTGCCCGCTGATGTGCCTATTGTCGGAGATGCGCTACAGGTTCTGGAACAAATGCTCGAACTGCTGGCGCATGAAACGCCAACGCAGCCACTGGATGATATTCGAGACTGGTGGCAGCAGATTGAGCAGTGGCGTGCCCGCCACTGTCTGAAATACGACACGCAAAGCGAACATATTAAACCGCAGGCTGTTATCGAAACCATTTGGCGTCTGACTAAGGGGGAAGCCTATGTGACCTCTGATGTGGGCCAGCACCAGATGTTTGCGGCGCTCTATTATCCCTTTGATAAGCCTCGTCACTGGATCAACTCCGGCGGTCTCGGCACGATGGGCTTTGGCTTGCCTGCCGCGTTGGGCGTGAAGCTGGCGCTCCCGGACGAAATCGTCGTTTGTGTGACGGGCGACGGCAGTATCCAGATGAACATTCAGGAACTCTCCACGGCACTGCAATACGATTTGCCCGTGCTGGTGCTGAACCTGAATAACGGTTATCTGGGGATGGTGAAGCAGTGGCAGGACATGATTTATTCTGGTCGTCACTCCCAGTCGTACATGAAATCGCTGCCAGATTTTGTTCGCGTGGCAGAGGCCTACGGTCACGTGGGCATTCGTGTCAGCGATCCGGCGGAGCTGGAATCGAAGCTTGCCGAGGCGCTCGAGCATGTCAGGAATAACCGCCTGGTGTTTGTCGATGTCATCGTTGACGGAACAGAACACGTCTATCCGATGCATATTCGCGGCGGCGGTATGGATGAAATGTGGCTCAGCAAAACGGAGAGAACCTGATATGCGCCGGATATTATCTGTATTACTGGAAAACGAGTCTGGTGCGCTCTCCCGCGTGATTGGACTCTTTGCCCAGCGCGGCTATAACATTGAAAGCCTGACCGTGGCCCCGACTGACGATCCTACATTATCCCGCATGACCATCCAGACCGTTGGCGATGCGAAAGTGCTGGAGCAGATTGAAAAGCAGCTACACAAGCTGGTGGATGTGCTGCGAGTCAGTGAATTAGGGCAGGGCGCGTATGTTGAGCGCGAAGTCATGCTGGTAAAAATTCAGGCTAGCGGGTACGGCCGTGACGAGGTCAAACGCAATACGGATATCTTCCGTGGGCAGATTATCGACGTTACCCCTTCTATATATACGGTGCAGTTGGCCGGAACCAGCGACAAGCTCGATGCCTTCCTTGCTTCGATACGTGATGTCGCCAAAATCGTTGAGGTCGCGCGCTCCGGCATCGTGGGGTTGTCTCGCGGCGATAAAATTATGCGGTAGCCGTAAAAAAGTTCGCCTCTTTAAGCCTGGCCTGCAAAGTCAGGCTTTTTTTTATCGAAACGCAGCGTAAGCGAGATAAAAGCTATTGCCGCCAGGACTATTCTGCGCTTAGATGTAAAAAGGTATAACCATAAACCTGACAAGGCCATGGACTCTTTTTTTCTTTTAAGGGGCAATTGTGAAACTGGATGAAATCGCCCGGCTTGCGGGCGTGTCACGAACTACAGCAAGCTATGTGATCAACGGTAAAGCGAAGCAGTACCGTGTTAGCGATAAAACCGTTGAAAAAGTCATGGCGGTGGTGCGTGAGCATAACTACCATCCGAACGCTGTCGCCGCCGGTTTACGTGCCGGACGCACCCGCTCTATTGGTCTGGTCATTCCGGATCTGGAAAATACCAGCTACACCCGTATCGCTAATTATCTTGAACGCCAGGCGCGTCAGCGTGGTTATCAGTTACTGATCGCCTGTTCTGAAGATCAACCCGATAATGAAATGCGCTGCATTGAGCATCTGCTGCAACGCCAGGTGGATGCGATTATCGTATCCACTTCCTTGCCGCCAGAGCACCCGTTCTACCAGCGTTGGGCGAACGACTCGTTCCCGATTGTCGCCCTTGACCGTGCGCTGGATCGTGAACACTTTACCAGCGTAGTCGGTGCCGATCAGGACGACGCGGAAATGCTGGCTGCAGAGCTGCGCACCTTCCCTGCGGAAACCGTGCTTTATCTTGGCGCGTTACCCGAGCTGTCCGTCAGCTTCCTGCGTGAGCAGGGATTCCGTAACGCCTGGAAAGACGATCCGCGTGAAGTCCACTATCTCTATGCCAATAGCTACGAGCGTGAAGCCGCTGCTCAGCTGTTTGAAAAGTGGCTTGAGACGCACCCGATGCCGCAGGCGCTGTTTACCACGTCGTTTGCCCTTCTACAAGGTGTGATGGACGTTACGCTACGACGCGAAGGCAAATTGCCGACTGAGCTGGCCATTGCGACGTTTGGTGATAACGAGCTGCTCGACTTCCTGCAATGCCCGGTGCTTGCCGTGGCGCAGCGTCACCGTGACGTTGCGGAGCGCGTGCTGGAAATTGTCCTCGCGAGCCTCGATGAACCTCGTAAGCCGAAACCGGGTCTGACCCGTATCAAACGTAACCTTTACCGTCGCGGTGTGTTAAGCCGTCACTAAAACAGTCATCAGGGCAGCAATAGCAGCCCTGTTTTTTTCCGAATATTACGGGAAATAATAACCTGACTAAATTTAGGATAATTCCTTAAGAACCATAGCCTGCTATTCTTATTATTTCCTTTTCACCCTTCAGCGGCATTTTTAAGGTTATTAAGAGTTCGCTTATCACTATTTTTTGTATTGTTTTGTTACAAAGACTATTCCCTCGCTGAATTATCAGCCGTTTTTATCTTTCATATCTGACTTGCAGTGCCACCGCTTGCGCTTTCTGGCTTGTGCGTTGAATCTGGCGCTGTCATCCCCTGACGATATGTCTTAAAATGCCGCCCGCGTCGCAAACTGACACTTTATATTTGCCTGTATGGATAGAGAGTGAATTTTAACGCTCCTCTGAATATTCATTTTTTTCTTACAAATATTCATGACGTTAATTTGTCTCGTAAGTTGTGCAGTTATTAATCAAGTTGGGTTATGTCGGTAAATAGGGCGCTTTCGAGTCCTTATCGCGGCAGTCCCGGCTTGACAAGCTTTTCCTTCGCTCCGTAAACTCCTTTATGTGGGAATTTGTGGGTTAAAGTGGCGATAAGGGGTGGAGCTGGCATGTTCCGTGGGGCGACGTTAGTCAATCTCGACAGTAAGGGGCGTTTATCGGTACCAACCCGATACCGCGACCAACTGATCGAAAACGCGTCAGGTCAAATGGTGTGCACCATTGACATTAACCACCCCTGCCTGCTGCTTTACACCTTACCCGAATGGGAAATTATCGAGCAAAAGCTGTCGCGACTGTCGAGCATGAACCCGCAGGAACGCCGCGTGCAGCGGTTGTTGTTGGGTCATGCCAGTGAGTGTCAGATGGATAACTCGGGGCGCTTACTGATTGCGCCTGTGTTGCGACAACATGCTGGTCTAACAAAAGAAGTGATGCTGGTCGGGCAGTTCAACAAGTTTGAACTGTGGGATGAAACGACCTGGTATCAACAGGTCAAGGAAGATATCGACGCTGAACAATCTGATTCCGGTGTGTTATCGGATCGATTGCAGGACTTGTCTCTATAAATATGACGGAAAATTATAAACATACATCGGTGCTGTTGGACGAGGCCGTAAACGGTCTGAATATTCGTCCTGATGGCATCTATATTGATGGCACATTTGGTCGCGGTGGTCACTCGCGTCTGATCCTCTCCCAACTGGGAGCGGAAGGTCGCTTATTGGCAATCGATCGCGATCCGCAGGCAATTGCCGTTGCGAAGACTATCGATGATCCACGCTTTTCATTTGTTCATGGGCCTTTCTCAGCGTTGGCTGACTACGTAAGCGAGCGCGATCTCACGGGCAAGATCGACGGGATTCTTCTCGATCTTGGCGTTTCATCACCACAGCTTGATGATGCAGAACGCGGATTTTCTTTCATGCGTGATGGCCCGCTGGATATGCGTATGGACCCAACGCGTGGTCAATCCGCTGCCGAATGGCTGCTGACTGCTGAAGAAGCCGATATTGCCTGGGTGATTAAAACCTTTGGCGAAGAGCGTTTTGGTAAACGTATCGCGCGCGGCATCGTTGAGCGTAATCGTATTGAGCCGATGACACGCACGAAAGAGCTGGCAGAAGTGGTGACGGCGGCAACGCCGGTTAAAGACAAATTCAAACATCCCGCGACCCGTACCTTCCAGGCGGTGCGCATTTGGGTCAACAGTGAACTGGAGGAAATAGAGCTGGCGCTAAAAAGCTCGCTCGGCGTGCTGGCCCCAGGTGGGCGGTTATCCATTATCAGCTTCCATTCGCTGGAAGACCGTATTGTGAAGCGTTTTATGCGCGAACAAAGCCGCGGTCCTCAGGTTCCAGCAGGGCTGCCGATGACGGAAGAGCAACTCAGTAAACTGGGCGGCCGTTATTTGCGAGTACTAGGCAAGATGATGCCGGGCGAAGAAGAGGTGGCAGAGAATCCACGCGCCCGTAGTTCAGTGCTGCGCATCGCAGAAAGGACGAACGCATGATCAGCAGAGTGACAGAGACCCTAAGCAAAGTTAAAGGATCGTTAGGAAGCAACGAGCGCCATGCCTTGCCTGGCGTGATCGGCGACGATCTTTTGCGGTTTGGGAAGCTGCCACTCTGCTTGTTCATTTGCATTATTGTGACGGCCGTGACGGTCGTAACAACCGCACACCATACCCGTTTACTGACCGCGCAGCGCGAGCAGATGGTGCTCGAGCGTGATGCGCTGGATATCGAATGGCGAAACCTGATTCTTGAAGAAAATGCGCTCGGCGATCACAGCCGGGTTGAACGGATCGCAACGGAAAAGCTGCAGCTGCAGCATGTTGATCCTTCGCAGGAAAATATTGTAGTACAAAAATAAGGGAACACGCGACGCATGAGAGCAGCGGCGAAAACGCAAAAACCGAAACGTCAGGAAGAACAGGCCAACTTTGTGAGTTGGCGTTTTGCGTTGCTTTGTGGCTGTATTTTACTGGCGCTGTGTCTGTTGCTCGGTCGTGCTGCGTGGTTACAGATTATCGCGCCGGACATGCTGGTGCGACAGGGAGATATGCGTTCCCTGCGCGTGCAGGAAGTGTCCACTTCGCGCGGTTTGATCACTGACCGTTCTGGTCGCCCGTTGGCGGTGAGCGTGCCCGTTAAAGCGATCTGGGCCGATCCGAAAGAGCTGCATGATGCTGGTGGCGTCACGCTGGATAATCGCTGGAAAGCGCTTGCCGATGCGTTGAAAATGCCGCTCGACCAAATGGCGGCGCGCGTCAATGCCAACCCGAAAGGGCGATTTATCTATCTGGCGCGTCAGGTGAACCCTGATATGGCCGATTACATTAAGAAACTCAAACTGCCGGGGATTCATCTGCGTGAAGAGTCACGCCGCTATTATCCGTCAGGAGAAGTGACCGCTCACCTCATTGGCTTTACCAACGTCGATAGCCAGGGTATTGAAGGGGTCGAAAAAAGCTTTGATAAATGGCTGACCGGACAACCAGGCGAGCGTGTGGTACGTAAAGACCGTTACGGCCGCGTGATCGAGGATATCTCTTCAACGGACAGTCAGGCGGCGCACAACCTCGCGCTGAGTATTGACGAACGTTTGCAGGCGCTGGTTTACCGCGAACTGAATAATGCGGTGGCGTTTAACAAAGCCGAATCTGGCAGCGCCGTGCTGGTGGACGTCAGCACTGGCGAAGTCCTGGCGATGGCGAACAGCCCGTCTTATAACCCGAATAATCTTACCGGTACGCAGAAAGATATCATGCGTAACCGTACCATCACCGACGTGTTCGAACCGGGTTCGACTGTGAAACCGATGGTGGTAATGACCGCGCTGCAGCGTGGCATCGTTAATGAAAATACCGTTCTAAATACCATTCCTTACCGAATTAACGGCCACGAAATCAAAGATGTGGCGCGTTACAGCGAATTGACCCTGACCGGGGTTTTGCAGAAGTCGAGTAACGTCGGTGTTTCTAAGCTGGCGTTAGCGATGCCGTCCTCAGCGTTAGTAGAAACTTACTCACGTTTTGGGCTGGGAAAGGCGACCAATTTGGGGTTGGTCGGAGAACGCAGTGGCTTATATCCTCAAAAACAACGGTGGTCTGACATAGAGAGGGCCACCTTCTCTTTCGGCTACGGGCTAATGGTAACACCGTTACAGTTGGCGCGAGTCTATGCAACGATCGGCAGCTATGGCGTATATCGTCCCCTGTCGATCACCAAAGTTGATCCACCGGTTCCGGGCGAGCGTATCTTCCCGGAATCCACCGTTCGTACCGTGGTACATATGATGGAAAGCGTGGCGCTGCCTGGCGGCGGCGGCGTGAAGGCAGCGATCAAAGGCTATCGCATCGCCATCAAAACCGGTACAGCGAAAAAAGTGGGGCCGGACGGTCGCTACATCAATAAATACATTGCTTACACCGCAGGCGTTGCGCCTGCAAGCAATCCCCGATTTGCGCTGGTGGTCGTTATTAACGATCCACAGGCGGGTAAATACTACGGTGGCGCCGTCTCCGCGCCGGTGTTCGGTGCCATCATGGGCGGCGTTTTGCGTACCATGAATATCGAACCAGATGCGCTGTCGACGGGCGAAAAAAGTGAATTTGTAACTAATCAAGGCGAGGGAACAGGTGGCAGATCGTAATTTGCGCGACCTTCTTGCTCCGTGGGTGCAAAACGTACCTGCGCGGGCACTGCGAGAGATGGTACTCGACAGCCGTGTGGCTGCGTCGGGCGATCTTTTCGTTGCGGTAGTCGGTCATCAGGCGGACGGGCGTCGATATATCCCGCAGGCGATTGCGCAAGGTGTAGCTGCCATTATTGCTGAGGCAAAAGATGACGCAACCGACGGTGAAATCCGCGAAATGCACGGCGTGCCGGTCATCTACCTCAGTCAGTTGAATGAGCGTCTTTCCGCCCTGGCGGGACGTTTTTATCATGAACCGTCTGACCAGTTGCGATTGGTTGGCGTCACCGGGACCAACGGCAAAACCACCACCACGCAGTTGATGGCGCAGTGGGCCCAGTTATTGGGTGAAACGGGCGCGGTGATGGGCACGGTGGGCAATGGTCTGCTGGGTAAAGTCAATCCAACGGAGAACACCACCGGTTCAGCGGTTGATGTGCAGCATGTCCTTTCCGGCCTCGCAGGTCAGGGTGCGACGTTTGCCGCCATGGAGGTCTCTTCACATGGTTTGGTGCAACATCGCGTTTCAGCGCTGAAGTTTGCAGCGTCTGTGTTTACCAACCTGAGTCGCGACCACCTCGATTATCACGGGGACATGGAAAATTACGAAGCAGCAAAATGGCTGCTCTATTCCACGCATCACTGCGGTCAGGCGATCATCAACGCCGATGACGAAGTGGGCCGCCGTTGGCTGGCAAAATTGCCTGATGCAGTTGCGGTCTCCATGGAAGACCATATCAATCCGAATTGCCATGGCCGCTGGCTGAAGGCGACGGACGTGAATTATCACGACAGCGGCGCAACGATTCGCTTTGCTTCTTCATGGGGCGAAGGCGAAATCGAAAGCCGTTTGATGGGCGCATTTAACGTCAGCAATCTGTTGCTGGCGCTGGCCACGCTGTTGGCGTTGGATTATCCACTGGCCGAGCTGGTGAATACGGCCGCACGCTTGCAGCCTGTTTGTGGGCGGATGGAGGTCTTTACCGCACCGGGCAAACCGACGGTGGTGGTTGATTACGCCCATACCCCGGATGCGCTGGAAAAAGCGCTCCAGGCCGCGCGTCTGCACTGTACCGGTAAGCTGTGGTGCGTTTTCGGCTGCGGTGGCGATCGCGACAAAGGTAAGCGCCCACTTATGGGGGCGATTGCTGAACAGTTCGCGGATATTCCTGTTGTGACCGATGACAACCCGCGTACGGAAGAACCGCGCGCCATTATCAACGATATCCTCGCCGGCATGATGGATGCGGGGCACGCTCGAGTGGTTGAAGGCCGCGCCGAAGCGGTCACCAATGCGATTATGCAGGCCAAAGAAAATGACGTTGTGCTGCTGGCAGGCAAAGGTCATGAAGACTATCAAATTGTCGGTGCACATCGTCTGGATTATTCCGACCGTGTGACGGCTGCGCGTCTGCTGGGAGCGTTGGCATGATTAGCATTACGCTACGCCAGGCTGCTACGGTGCTGAATGGCGAGCTGCAGGGTCGGGATCTGACTGTTGATGCGGTGACGACGGATACCCGAAAAATTACGCCGGGCTGTTTGTTCGTCGCGCTGAAAGGCGAGCGCTTTGATGCGCATGATTTTGCCGAACAAGCAAAAGAGAACGGCGCTGGTGCGTTACTGGTGAGTCGTAAACTTGACATCGATCTGCCGCAGTTGGTGGTGAAAGACACGCGCCAGGCATTTGGTGAGCTGGCTGCATGGGTTCGCCAGCAGGTTCCTGCGCGCGTTGTGGCGCTGACGGGATCTTCCGGCAAAACCTCTGTCAAAGAGATGACGGCTGCGATACTCAGCCAATGTGGCAATACGCTTTACACTGCCGGCAATCTGAATAACGACATCGGCGTGCCAATGACGCTACTGGGTTTGACGCAAGAACATCAATACGCCGTGATTGAACTCGGCGCCAATCACCAGGGTGAAATTGCCTGGACTGTTGATTTGACGCGTCCGGAAGCGGCATTAGTCAATAACCTTGCGGCAGCGCATCTTGAAGGATTTGGCTCGCTGGAAGGCGTGGCAAAAGCGAAAGGTGAAATTTATGGCGGCCTGCCGGAGAACGGCATTGCCATTATGAATGCCGATAACAATGACTGGCTGAACTGGCAAAGCACCATTGGCTCGCGTAAAACCTGGCGTTTCTCGCCAAATGCTGCGAACAGCGATTTTTCCGCGACAAATATCCATGTGACCTCACACGGCACGGAATTTACCTTAAAGACCCCAACGGGCGATGTGGACGTGCTGTTGCCTCTGCCGGGTCGTCACAATATTGCGAATGCACTGGCTGCTGCGGCACTGTCAATGGCCGTTGGCGCAACGCACGATGCAATCAAAGCGGGGCTGTTAAACCTCAAGGCCGTGCCAGGACGTTTGTTCCCCATCCAACTGGCTGAAAACAAGCTGCTGCTGGATGACTCTTACAACGCTAACGTCGGCTCCATGACCGCCGCGGTACAGGTGCTGTCAGAAATGCCAGGCTATCGTGTGATGGTTGTAGGCGATATGGCTGAGCTGGGTGACGAGAGCGAAGCGTGCCATGTGCAGGTGGGCGAAGCGGCAAAAGCATCCGGTATTGATTGCGTATTAAGTGCAGGAATTTTAAGCCAGGCGATCAGCCAGGCGAGCGGCGTCGGTGAACATTTTGCTAATAAAACTGCGCTGATTACACGTTTGAAAGAGTTAGTTACAGAGCATCAAATTGTGACTGTTTTAGTGAAAGGTTCACGTAGTGCCGCCATGGAAGAGGTTGTGCACGCATTACAGGAGAACGGAACATGTTAGTTTGGCTGGCCGAACATTTGGTCAAATATTACTCAGGCTTTAACGTCTTTTCTTATCTGACGTTTCGCGCCATCGTCAGCCTGCTGACTGCACTGTTCATCTCGTTGTGGATGGGCCCGCGCATGATTGCCCGTCTGCAAAAACTCTCTTTCGGCCAGGTTGTCCGTAACGACGGCCCAGAATCGCACTTCAGCAAACGCGGTACGCCAACAATGGGCGGGATCATGATCCTCACCGCGATTGTGGTATCCGTATTGCTGTGGGCTTACCCGTCCAACCCGTACGTCTGGTGTGTACTCACTGTGCTGATTGGTTACGGCATTATTGGTTTCGTTGATGATTACCGCAAAGTGGTGCGTAAAGACACCAAAGGCCTTATCGCCCGCTGGAAATACTTCTGGATGTCGGTGATTGCGCTGGGCGTGGCGTTCGCGCTTTATCTGGCGGGTAAAGACACACCGGCAACTGAGCTGGTTGTACCTTTCTTCAAAGACGTGATGCCACAGCTTGGATTGTTCTACATCCTGCTGGCGTATTTCGTGATTGTGGGCACCGGCAATGCTGTGAACCTGACCGACGGCCTCGACGGTCTGGCGATCATGCCAACCGTCTTTGTCGCAGGTGGCTTTGCGCTGGTGGCATGGGCAACCGGTAACATGAACTTTGCCAATTACTTACACATTCCTTATCTGCGCCACGCCGGTGAACTGGTGATCGTCTGTACGGCGATTGTCGGCGCGGGGCTTGGCTTCCTGTGGTTTAACACCTATCCGGCTCAGGTCTTTATGGGTGACGTCGGTTCGCTGGCGCTAGGCGGCGCGCTGGGCATTATTGCCGTGCTGCTGCGTCAGGAGTTCTTGCTGGTGATCATGGGTGGTGTATTTGTTGTTGAAACGCTTTCGGTGATTTTACAGGTCGGTTCCTTCAAGCTGCGCGGTCAGCGCATCTTCCGTATGGCCCCGATTCATCACCACTATGAACTGAAAGGCTGGCCGGAGCCGCGCGTGATTGTGCGCTTCTGGATTATTTCACTGATGCTGGTGCTAATTGGCCTCGCAACACTGAAGGTGCGTTAATCATGGCAGATTACCAGGGCAAAAAAGTCGTTATTATCGGGTTAGGCCTGACGGGGCTTTCCTGCGTGGACTTTTTCCTCGGACGGGGCGTGACGCCGCGTGTGATGGATACGCGTGTTTCACCGCCGGGTCTGGATAAACTTCCGGAAGAGGTTGAACGCCACCTTGGTGGTCTGAATGATGACTGGCTGCTGGCCGCCGATTTGATTGTGGCAAGCCCAGGGTTTGCTCTGGCGCACCCTTCGTTAAGTGCCGCAGCCGATGCGGGCGTCGAGATTGTTGGCGATATCGAGTTGTTCTGCCGCGAAGCGCAGGCACCGGTTATCGCTATCACCGGCTCCAACGGCAAAAGCACCGTCACCACGCTAGTGGGTGAAATGGCGAAAGCCGCGGGCATGAACGTGGGAGTCGGCGGCAATATCGGTTTACCTGCACTGATGCTGCTGGATCAGGAACGTGAATTGTACGTGCTGGAACTCTCTAGCTTCCAGCTGGAGACTACGTCGAGTTTGCGCGCCGTTGCTGCGACGATCCTGAACGTGACCGAAGATCATATGGATCGTTACCCGTTTGGCTTACAGCAATATCGTGCGGCCAAACTGCGCGTCTATGAAAATGCCAAAGTGTGCGTAGTGAATGCCGACGATGCGCTGACCATGCCAGTGCGCGGTGCGGACGAGCGCTGCGTGAGTTTTGGCATCAATATGGGTGACTATCACCTGAATCATCAGCAGGGCGAAACCTGGCTGCGTGTGAAAGGTGAGAAAGTGTTGAACGTGAAAGAGATGAAACTTTCTGGACAACATAACTACACCAATGCGCTGGCGGCGCTGGCGCTGGCAGACGCTGCGGGTCTACCGCGTGCATCAAGTCTGAAAGCATTGACCACGTTTACTGGCCTGGCGCATCGCTTCCAACTGGCGCTTGAGCATAACGGCGTTCGCTGGATTAACGACTCTAAAGCCACTAACGTCGGCAGCACAGAAGCCGCGCTGAACGGATTACGCGTCGATGGCACGTTGTATCTGCTGCTCGGCGGTGACGGTAAATCGGCGGACTTCTCATCTCTCAAGCCCTATCTGTCAGGCGATAACATCCGCGTATACTGCTTTGGCCGCGACGGTGCTGAACTGGCCGCGTTGCGCCCGGACATCGCCACACAAACCGAAACTCTGGAACAGGCGATTCGCCTGATTGCACCGAATGTTCAGCCGGGCGATATGGTGCTGCTGTCTCCAGCCTGCGCGAGTCTCGATCAGTTTAAGAATTTCGAACAGCGTGGCGATCTCTTCGCCCGCCTGGCGAAGGAGTTAGGCTGATGCGTTTATCTCTCCCTCGCCTGAAAATACCGCGCCTGCCTGGATTTGGGATCCTGGCGTGGCTCTTTGCGGCATTGAAGGGCTGGGTGATGGCCTCCCGGGATAAAGATTCCGATAGCCTGATTATGTATGACCGTATGCTGCTCTGGCTGACGCTGGGGCTGGCTGCGATCGGTTTTATCATGGTGACATCCGCCTCCATGCCGGTTGGACAGCGCCTGGCAAACGATCCCTTCCTGTTCGCTAAACGTGATGGTTTGTACATTATTCTGGCGTTCTGCCTGGCGTTGATCACGCTGCGTTTGCCAATGGAATTTTGGCAGCGCCACAGCACCGCCATGCTGATCGCCTCGATTATTATGCTGCTGATCGTGCTGGTGGTGGGGAGTTCGGTCAACGGTGCTTCGCGCTGGATTGCCTTTGGCCCGCTGCGTATTCAGCCTGCTGAATTTACCAAGCTGTCGCTGTTCTGCTATCTCGCAAACTACCTTGTGCGCAAGGTTGATGAGGTGCGTAACAACCTGCGCGGCTTCTTAAAGCCGATGGGTGTGATTCTGGTACTGGCGATTTTACTGCTGGCGCAGCCGGATCTCGGTACGGTCGTAGTGTTGTTCGTCACGACCCTGGCGATGCTCTTCCTGGCGGGTGCAAAACTGTGGCAGTTTATCGCCATCATCGGCATGGGGATTTCGGCGGTCGTACTGCTGATCCTCGCCGAACCGTATCGTATCCGCCGCGTGACCTCTTTCTGGAACCCGTGGGAAGATCCGTTTGGCAGTGGCTACCAGCTGACCCAATCGTTAATGGCCTTTGGCCGTGGCGAAATCTGGGGGCAGGGTTTAGGTAATTCCGTACAAAAACTGGAGTATCTGCCCGAGGCTCATACCGACTTTATCTTCTCCATCATCGGGGGAGGAACTGGGTTATATCGGTGTGGTATTGGCACTTTTAATGGTATTCTTCGTCGCTTTCCGCGCCATGTCGATTGGCCGAAAAGCGCTGGAAATCGATCATCGCTTCTCCGGTTTCCTGGCCTGCTCAATTGGTATCTGGTTTAGCTTCCAGGCATTGGTCAACGTTGGCGCGGCAGCCGGTATGCTGCCGACTAAGGGCCTGACGTTGCCGTTGATCAGCTACGGTGGTTCGAGCCTGTTGATTATGTCGACCGCCATTATGTTTTTATTGCGCATAGATTATGAGACGCGCCTGGAAAAAGCCCAGGCGTTTACACGAGGTTCACGATGAATCAACCGAAGCGGTTAATGGTGATG
Coding sequences within it:
- the ftsI_1 gene encoding peptidoglycan synthetase FtsI; protein product: MRAAAKTQKPKRQEEQANFVSWRFALLCGCILLALCLLLGRAAWLQIIAPDMLVRQGDMRSLRVQEVSTSRGLITDRSGRPLAVSVPVKAIWADPKELHDAGGVTLDNRWKALADALKMPLDQMAARVNANPKGRFIYLARQVNPDMADYIKKLKLPGIHLREESRRYYPSGEVTAHLIGFTNVDSQGIEGVEKSFDKWLTGQPGERVVRKDRYGRVIEDISSTDSQAAHNLALSIDERLQALVYRELNNAVAFNKAESGSAVLVDVSTGEVLAMANSPSYNPNNLTGTQKDIMRNRTITDVFEPGSTVKPMVVMTALQRGIVNENTVLNTIPYRINGHEIKDVARYSELTLTGVLQKSSNVGVSKLALAMPSSALVETYSRFGLGKATNLGLVGERSGLYPQKQRWSDIERATFSFGYGLMVTPLQLARVYATIGSYGVYRPLSITKVDPPVPGERIFPESTVRTVVHMMESVALPGGGGVKAAIKGYRIAIKTGTAKKVGPDGRYINKYIAYTAGVAPASNPRFALVVVINDPQAGKYYGGAVSAPVFGAIMGGVLRTMNIEPDALSTGEKSEFVTNQGEGTGGRS
- the murE gene encoding UDP-N-acetylmuramoylalanyl-D-glutamate--2, 6-diaminopimelate ligase, which translates into the protein MADRNLRDLLAPWVQNVPARALREMVLDSRVAASGDLFVAVVGHQADGRRYIPQAIAQGVAAIIAEAKDDATDGEIREMHGVPVIYLSQLNERLSALAGRFYHEPSDQLRLVGVTGTNGKTTTTQLMAQWAQLLGETGAVMGTVGNGLLGKVNPTENTTGSAVDVQHVLSGLAGQGATFAAMEVSSHGLVQHRVSALKFAASVFTNLSRDHLDYHGDMENYEAAKWLLYSTHHCGQAIINADDEVGRRWLAKLPDAVAVSMEDHINPNCHGRWLKATDVNYHDSGATIRFASSWGEGEIESRLMGAFNVSNLLLALATLLALDYPLAELVNTAARLQPVCGRMEVFTAPGKPTVVVDYAHTPDALEKALQAARLHCTGKLWCVFGCGGDRDKGKRPLMGAIAEQFADIPVVTDDNPRTEEPRAIINDILAGMMDAGHARVVEGRAEAVTNAIMQAKENDVVLLAGKGHEDYQIVGAHRLDYSDRVTAARLLGALA
- the murF gene encoding UDP-N-acetylmuramoyl-tripeptide--D-alanyl-D-alanine ligase, whose protein sequence is MISITLRQAATVLNGELQGRDLTVDAVTTDTRKITPGCLFVALKGERFDAHDFAEQAKENGAGALLVSRKLDIDLPQLVVKDTRQAFGELAAWVRQQVPARVVALTGSSGKTSVKEMTAAILSQCGNTLYTAGNLNNDIGVPMTLLGLTQEHQYAVIELGANHQGEIAWTVDLTRPEAALVNNLAAAHLEGFGSLEGVAKAKGEIYGGLPENGIAIMNADNNDWLNWQSTIGSRKTWRFSPNAANSDFSATNIHVTSHGTEFTLKTPTGDVDVLLPLPGRHNIANALAAAALSMAVGATHDAIKAGLLNLKAVPGRLFPIQLAENKLLLDDSYNANVGSMTAAVQVLSEMPGYRVMVVGDMAELGDESEACHVQVGEAAKASGIDCVLSAGILSQAISQASGVGEHFANKTALITRLKELVTEHQIVTVLVKGSRSAAMEEVVHALQENGTC
- the mraY gene encoding phospho-N-acetylmuramoyl-pentapeptide-transferase; this encodes MLVWLAEHLVKYYSGFNVFSYLTFRAIVSLLTALFISLWMGPRMIARLQKLSFGQVVRNDGPESHFSKRGTPTMGGIMILTAIVVSVLLWAYPSNPYVWCVLTVLIGYGIIGFVDDYRKVVRKDTKGLIARWKYFWMSVIALGVAFALYLAGKDTPATELVVPFFKDVMPQLGLFYILLAYFVIVGTGNAVNLTDGLDGLAIMPTVFVAGGFALVAWATGNMNFANYLHIPYLRHAGELVIVCTAIVGAGLGFLWFNTYPAQVFMGDVGSLALGGALGIIAVLLRQEFLLVIMGGVFVVETLSVILQVGSFKLRGQRIFRMAPIHHHYELKGWPEPRVIVRFWIISLMLVLIGLATLKVR